In Pseudophryne corroboree isolate aPseCor3 chromosome 2, aPseCor3.hap2, whole genome shotgun sequence, the sequence ACACTACTTAGCTGCCCCCTGCATATTACACACTACTCAGCTGCCCCCTGCATATTATACATTACTCAGCTGCCCCCTGCATATTACACACTATTCAGCTGCCACGCTGCATATTACACACTACTCAGCTGCCCTCCCTGCATATTACACACTACTTAGCTGCCCCCTGCATATTACACACTACTCAGCTGCCCCCTGCATATTACACACTACTCATCTGCCCTCCCTGCATATTACACACTACTTAGCTGCCCCCTGCATATTACACACTACTCAGCTGCCCCCTGCATATTATAAATTACTCAGCTGCCCCCTGCATATTACACACTATTCAGCTGCCCCCCCTGCACATTACACACTACTCAGCTGCCCTCCCTGCATATTACACACTACTTAGCTGCCCCCTGCATATTACACACTACTCAGCTGCCCCCTGCATATTACACACTACTCATCTGCCCTCCCTGCATATTACACACTACTTAGCTGCCCCCTGCATATTACACACTACTCAGCTGCCCCCTGCATATTATACATTACTCAGCTGCCCCCTGCATATTACACACTATTCAGCTGCCCCCCCTGCACATTACACACTACTCAGCTGCCCTCCCTGCATATTACACACTACTTAGCTGCCCCCTGCATATTACACACTACTCAGCTGCCCCCTGCATATTATACATTACTCAGCTGCCCCCTGCATATTACACACTaatcagctgccccccccccctgcacattaCACACTACTCAGCTGCCCTCCCTGCATATTACACACTACTTAGCTGCCCCCTGCATATTACACACTATTCAGCTGCCCCCCCTGCATATTACACACTACTCAGCTGCCCTCCCTGCATATTACACACTACTTAGCTGCCCCCTGCATATTACACACTACTCAGCTGCCCCCTGCATGTTACACACTATTCAGCTGCCCCCCCTGCATATTACACACTACTCAGCTGCCCCCTGCATATTACACACTACTCAGCTGCCCCCTGCATATTACACACTACTCAGCTGCCCCCTGCATATTACACACTACTCAGCTGCCCCCTGCATATTACACACTATTCAGCTGCCCCCCCTGCACATTACACACTACTCAGCTGCCCTCCCTGCATATTACACACTACTTAGCTGCCCCCTGCATATTACACACTACTCAGCTGCCCCCTGCATATTACACACTACTCAGCTGCCCCCTGCATATTACACACTACTTAGCTGCCCCCTGCATATTATACATTACTCAGCTGCCCCCTGCATATTATACATTACTCAGCTGCCCCCTGCATATTACACACTACTCAGCTGCCCCCTGCATATTACACACTATTCAGCTGCCCCCCCTGTACATTGCACACTACTCAGCTGACCCCCTGCATGTTACAAAATACTCAGCTGCCCCCCCTGCGTATTATACACTACTCAgctgtccccctcctccctgtacattGCACACTactcaactgccccccaccccatgCAAATTACACAACACTCAACTGCACCCCCCTGCATATTACACACTACTCAGCTGcaccccccctgcaaattatacacTACTCAGCTGCCCCTCCTCCCTGTAAATTGCACACTACTCAGCTTCCCCCTACCCCATGCACATTACACACTACTGAGCTACACCCCCCTGCATATTACACACTACTCAGCAGCACCCACCCCCCTGCATATTACACACTACTCAGCTGCCCCCCTGCACAATACACACTACTCATCTGCCCTCCCCAGCTTATTATACACTACTCAgctgtcctcctcctccctgtacattACACACTACTCAGCTGCCCCCTACACCATGCACATTACACACTAATCAGCTCTCCCTACTGCTCATTACACACTACTCAGCTTTCCCTCTCCCCTAATGCACACTACTCAactgcaccgccccccccccccccccccgcacattacACTGTTCAGCTGACCCCCTCTCCTCCCTATACACACGCATTGCGTGCATTCACTATAGCCAAGGTCtgggtcataggcgtgcgcacggggggtgcctggtgcgcacaggcaccctctaatgtccggcaccccccacaagCCACGCCTGCAGCACAGTTTCACTGCACATTCCTgtacccctctcctgctgcccggtCTTATAAGTGACAGTGGAGTGTGCTTTCTTTCTTAGCCGGCAGCCGCACATGAATCACCCTCCCGGACTCGCCCCACgatgtgacatgatgatgtcacTCCGTCCGTGTATCCTCCCTCTCTGCCTGCCTGTGCTCTCTCCTCCCGCCGGCACTCTCTCctcatcagtggtgcaagtagaaaaattctcttacgggtactgtgatgcgcgcgccgtaggcgcgcgcgcaaaaaaaaagGGCGTGGTCACGTGCCGtgtgggggcgtggtcacatgctagggggagtggctacacgACACTGGGGGCATAGTCACACAACACAGCCCCTTCTCTTTGCACTTTGGAGGCAAAGTGTTGAGAACTGTGACTTGCTCTGAAGTGCAGTTTATGGTGGCACTGTGGCAGTAATTGTAAGCAGTACCACCTTACTTTCACAATTGATTTTAACAGCTTTTTGCCAACTTGGTTTCTATGAGAAAAGTCATCTCACTTCAGGGCTACTGAACATCTAGGTCAATATTAGGTTGGATTAAAAATTAAAAGAGTGCAGCATTGACTGAgccaaaaaaaaacttttattttattAACCAGCATTGTGAATAATGTACGCTAGAATTGTACAAATATATAAAACAATCACATTTTAATATAACATAAGTTATATAACAGAatatccctccttccatctctcacccctgtacctcaATCCCTCCATCCATCTCCACTGCACCTTGCTTCCACttacatctcccacacctgtacttcacttccaccttctatctcccacacctgtacttcccttccacctaccatctcccacacctgctttccaccttccatctcctctacacctcgctcccacattccatctcccacacatgtacttcacttccacctcccacacctgccttccaccttctatctcccacacctgtactttacttccacctaccatctccacacctgccttctaccttccatctcctctacacctcgctcccacattccatctcccacacctgtacttcacttccacctcccacacctgccttccaccttccatctcccacacctgtactttacttccacctaccatctccacacctgccttctaccttccatctcctctacacctcgctcccacattccatctcccacacctgtacttcacttccacctcccacacctgccttccaccttccatctcccacacctgtactttacttccacctaccatctccacacctgccttctaccttccatctcctctgcacctcgctctcaccttccatctcccacatctgtacttcacttccaccttccatctcccacacctgccttccaccttccatctcctctgcacctcactcccacattccatctcccacacctgtatttcacttccaccttccatctcccacatctgccttctaccttccatctcctctgcacctcactcccacattccatctcccacacctgtatttcacttccaccttccatctcccacatctgccttctaccttccatctcctctgcacctcactcccacattccatctcccacacctgtatttcacttccaccttccatctcccgcacctgctttccaccttccatctcccacacctgtacttcactgccaccttccatctcccacacctgtacttcacttccacgttccatctcccacacctgccttccaccttccatctcatctgcacctcactcccaccttcaatctcccacacctgccttccactttccatctcttctgcacctcactcccacattccacctcccacacctgtacttcacttccaccttccatctcccacacctgccttccactttccatctcccacacctgccttccaccttccatctcccacacctgtacttcacttccatctcccacacctgccttccaccttccatctcccacacctgtacttcacttccatctcccacaccagtACTTCACTACCATCtcccacatctgtacttcacttccatctcccacacctgtacttcacttccatctcccacacctgtactacacttccaccttccatctccgacacctgccttccactttccatctcccacacctgccttccaccttccatctcccacacctgtacttcacttccatctcccacacctgccttccaccttccatctcccacacctgtacttcacttccatctcccacacctgtacttcacttccatctcccacatctgtacttcacttccatctcccacatctgtacttcacttccatctcccacacctgtacttcacttccatctcccacacctgtacttcacttccatctcccacacctgtacttcacttccatctcccacacctgccttccaccttccatctcccacacctgtactttacttccaccttccatctcccacacctgccttccaccttccatctcctctgcacctcgctcccaccttccatccccCACATCTGTACCTCACTTCCACCtcccacatctgtacttcacttccaccttccatctcccacacctgccttccaccttccacacctgtactttacttccacctaccatctccacacctgtactttacttccacctaccatctccacacctgtactttacttccaccttccatctcccacacctgtacttcacttccaccttccatctcccacacctgccttcaccttccatctcccacacctgccttccaccttccatctcctctgcacctcgctttcaccttccatctcccacatctgtacatcacttccaccttccatctccaacacctgccttccatctcccacacctgcactTCACTTCCATCTTCCATCTCCTTTGCACCTTGCTCCCCCTAGGCATTCCAGATGCCCTAGCCATTTTCCTATAATGCCTAAGTCTGGCTCTGCCAATAGAATCTACCTGATATATTATCTTACAACACTTCAATATATTGTAGTCGATACATATTCTAGGTCATAGGGACCCAATAAATAGACTGTTACTGAACATTACAACATATAGGTATAACGGGGAGCACTCATGCAACATCCCACTAACTATTTAAGAGAAAGAAGGCCAACTCCAGCAAGAGCAGCACCTGGAACCCCCATCATCCTCTCACCAACTATAACTCCCTCCCATTTCCTGGAGCAGATTACCAAGCTAGCACAGAACTTAAAATTTAAAGGCACTTCCACAGCTGCTTATAGTAGGCCTGATCCTGTTGCCTTGCTTGCTCCTGTCTTGCCATGCCTTTACAGGATTGGGCTGCCCGACGTCCCTTGCCCAGCCACGATTTTACATATGTGTCCGGATTCCACTCAGTGAAGGGAGGACCAACAATTGAAATAAAAAGTAAGTCCGACACATGTCGAGTGGTCAGTGCAGTCCGCTTATCTGTAATTATGTTGTTCATAACACTAAAGCCTCGCTCACAGTCAGCATTGCTTGCTGCAAGAGTATCTACTGCAAGAATTAATTTCTTTAATTTTTCGGGAACAATCCGTCCTGCGCAGCATTTATATTCCACAAATCCCAGGTGTGTTTCATGGTAACTGACATTCAGCATTTCACATAGTGTACGAATCTCTTGGTCTCCAAAAAGTGGATTATCAGCATCAGTTTGCCAAGATTCAGGATTCAGAACAGATATGCTGTCAATCAGGGTGTGGTAAGCAGTTTCCCTACCTTTTGCTACGCTTTCTGTTGCTTTATTAGCAGTGGTGGTAAATAATTTGCACCTCATGTTGTCAACAACAGCCTGAATGAATTGAGAGGATTTGATCTTGGGACTTTTCCCAATGCCTGTCAACTTTGTATTTTTGAACATAATTCCCTCTTCTGCATTCTGTGTCTGTTCACTGTGAAATCCTGGTATTCTCTTTAGGCTTTCAATTCTCCGCACATACATTTTTATGTGGTTGTCTGCCTTTGGAATGGTCATTTTTCTGTCTTGTAAGAGTTCTGATAAATTTTTGAGCTCAGTCAGAACATCTAACATAATTGACATATTTTTTACAAAGTTGACTGAGCACAGTTTTGAATGTAGACCTTGGAATTTCACTTGCTCCCTTCTATCCCTTGATTGATCTTGTGAGGCTTTTTGAAAATGTGCAGCTAATGCAGGATACGTCTGCCAGACTGCATTCACTGCTCTCCACGATGAAGCTACCCATCTTACGTTGAAAACTCTGCCAATTTTTTTAAGCAAGACATGCAGCTCATTAGCCTGTGCACTAAGCTCACGTACATTTTTTGGTGACTGActgtaaagtgtgtataaggtgtctaaAAATGACCTGAAGTCATTTGTACCTCCAGTCACATCTAGTGCTTGATCCACAGCCAGTTCAAGCCTGTGATTCATGCAATGCCAGAGAATTAGTTTGGGAAAGTCTCCTTGTAAGAGTTTTCCAACACCAGCTTTTACGCCAAGCATGACATTTGCGCCATCACTACAAAAACTGACAAAGATCTCTGTCAATACTTCAAAAGTAAAACCATGATGGAATAAACATTTCATTATTTCCTGTTTTATGCTCTCAGCTGAGGCATTTTCTAACTCTATCAAATCCAAAGGAAATGCTACTGGATTCATGACACCATCAACACTtgattttaaaaaaataacaagaGTTGATTTTCTAGAAAGTGTAGTAGCTTCATCAACTAATATAGTGATCTTAGTTTTTTTTGTTATAATTTGTGAGACAATCTTTTTCCTCATTTCAGCCGAAATGTGTTCTATAATGTCTCCGCAGACCATTCTACTATGAAGCAAACGCCCAATCTGAACTCCATTCACTTTTTGCAGGTCAATCAAGCTCTCATGGTCAGTAAATGGGCGATTCATTTTAGCAATGTAGTAAGCTGTTCTGAATACACGGCTAGTGATTTCAAAAGCAGCTTCTTGACTTCTTCCATTTATGTTTAGCAGAATATCTTTTCTAGCAGTTTCTAGAATTTTTTCTGCTTCTGCATGAGCAGCGCTATTTTTGTGTATATAAATTTTTTTGCGAAGAGATGTGAGCTCTGTTTCCTTAGTTTTACCAAAAGGTAAAATGTTACATTCTGCCCACTGAGAAGCAATATTTATGCCTCGAGCAGCGTGAATCTTTAAGTTAGAAACTTCTGCACAGATTGTACAGCCGAGTTTTCCCCTAGACGCAAATAGCCACTCATGTTTCTTTTTGAATTCGTCAAATTGTTCTTTTGACCACACAGCTGGATATTGCTTTTCATCTGTAGACTTATCGTGTGATTCAGCTGATGTCTCAGCAACAACTTCCTCACAGTCAATAGTTACTATTTCATTGTCCAGTGCTAAGTTCCTACAAAAAAAGAGAGCAGTAGCTCATTTTTctacaatatttttaaaaaattatacattttttattcatatttaagcTAATTACTCCCTCACGGAAATGTAAAATATCTAGTTGCTTATTTATTAAGCTTTTTCCCCCCAGAAAATTATATCTGAAAATTTACAATTTTATGGATTGTTGTTATGAGATATTGATTTCACAGAAATCAAATGCAGAAATTGAATGTTTATTAGCACTGCAGATCGCAGTCCTTATTATCAATGGGAACTACAATCTGATCCCTGCTGTATGTACCAAACTCTGAAAAGCATTGTTTATAGAATTTGGTCATGTTAGTTTATACCATTTTCAGATGATCTAAACTTCTTAAAGCCAATGGAGGCATGGTAGCAAGAGAGAGATCTTTctatccctctcctgcagcctccatCTGGTGCCAGCTCCAATACTGGAAACtgtcactgtgcgcatgcgcagtgtcagaTTCCCCATGCCTTTTACACAAATGGAAAAATCttttaaaaatgcaaaggaacTAAAAGGGACATCGGTTATCACTACTACTTAACTTTCGGGGGGGTTTACTTAGTACATAGCaggaatatttttttataaaaactgaAAAATTCACAATGGATAAGAATGTTAATATTACAACAGTGCCGCAATTATTAATGCATAGGCATCTTAACAAGAACAGTGCAGCCAAGTAAAAAACTAGATGTTTAGGGCTAACATTTTGGAAGGCTAGTCTACTGGTCTTTAAGAGTCCCCTCCCCATTTTACATTAATACACAATACTAAGTATATACATTCATTGCACTTtcaaaataaattagcaaaaaagatttaaaaaatatgCTGGTACCCACATATaaatcaccttgctccggtgcaaaAAACAATACATCAAAGAAGATCCAAAGAAGTGGAGGCACTGAGACTACAAAATGCAGAAAGCATAAGTATATTGGGCAAACGTTTTCAAGGCTGATGCCCCGTCATCAAGACCACACAAAGAAAGGAGTAACTCCTGTCTTTGtgtggtcctgatgacggggcATCAGCCTTGAAAACGTTTGGCCAATACACTTATGCTTTCTGCATTTTGTGGTCTGAGTGCCTCCACTTCTTTGGATCTTCTttgatttttaatatatatatatatatatatatatatatacacatacatacatatacacacacacacacacacaaaacacgttTGAAGATCTGACTTACTGTGTTTGAAGTGGAATGTCAGTTTTTCCTTTCTTTGGTTGGTGGTGAAAGTAGAACATTATTCCTGGCTTTGAACTATTTGTTCGCTTTTTATTAGACATGATGCTAGCCTGGTAATAACAAAAATTGTTATTAACATATTATAGAgattcaaatgtaaaaaaaaatggatctaattaaaaaaattaaaataccggTTCAACATTTACAATTGTAAATATTTTGCATGGTTAATATTTTGACCATATTATCTCCTCCTCATATAacattaatgtactgtagtatactatttACACATCAGACATGTATGTCAAGGACCACCAGTTAGTGAGTACCATCCCACCACCGTGAGGAATTTAATCTTCCACAGGAGGTGACATATGTGTAACCTGTTACTAAATTAAGAATATACAAAACAGGtaacagaatacacacacacacacacacacacacacacacacacacacacacacacacacacacacacacacgagtgtaTGTTCTATAAAGTTTGActttggtgtaacccaggtgcaaatACTGCTGATCTACCCTCGTGTCAATCTTGAGGTCCCACCAGCTTCACAAACTGCACAGAATGCATCTTTGAGAACTTatctcccctcccccccagctttTTGGCACAAAATGCATCCATTTTTACATCAACCCCAACTGTATGTATTTTTAAGAGGTAGATTTTTTATGACACATCTAATATGGATTTTTTTATGTGAAATCTTAGTGTAAACTGGTACAGATTTAATTACCTGGTATAGATGTCTTCAATGTTTTAAAAGTCTACTTTTCAATAATCAATGTGAAAATCTCTGTCAGAGGACAGCTGCAGAAGATGTAGACCTGttagggaaaaaaaatattttgttaataCAACAGCGATTTATTTTTTTGACGTTCAATTTGTACAAAGTCAGTATGTAAGGAGAAGAAAACTCAAGAATAAATCCAAGAGGTTACATactggtaagagagagagagagaagactttAGTGAAAACTGAAAATTCGTTACTTACCTAATTAAGTATTCCCAAGTCTAGTCCAAAGGATCGTATAACACCATAAGCTTGGGTGAAAATGTAGGGCTATTCTGAAGTCCACTCCGAAGGGTGAAGAACACTGTTGGTTTTAGTGGTGATCAAGGACTGTTTGTAAGTACACTCCAAAAAAATCAAAGTACACTGCAGGCCTTGGGTGAAGGCACTGTAAGGGAAACAGAGTCATAATCATAACTCTAGCCTAGCAAAGCAAAACAAATACCGAAACCAATATATCCTCTGGCacaaaacaagcagcggcactcggaggctgatTTCAAAACTTGTATTTCACAACGTAATCCCAACGTTCCGGGgctgatatatagatatatctatctctACATATATAATACAAGTGCCCAGCACTCCAGATTTATAGGCTATTTGTATACTTGCCCGGATGCCCTCCGTGACCTCCAATATAGCGGACGTAATGGCGGCACTCCGAGACGTGTAGGTCAATGACAAAATTACTTTCGAAATAAAAGTAGTCTTTGCATTGATGTACACGTCTCGGAGTGCCGCCATtacgatatatatatattcaggagggaaacattcttcaaaggaagagaagtattagaactcgaggacataccctgagactggagggggggaggttcaggggaaatttaaggaaaacttacttcactgaaagggaagtggacaagtggaatagcctcccatcagaggtggtagaggctaagactgtagagcaatttaaacatgctagggataggcatatgaatatccttacaaaaaattaaggttcaaaaagggttgcgattaccttaaggataaaaaaggggcagactagatgggccaagtggttcttatctgccatcaaattctttgttttatatatatatatatatatatatatatataaatataaatatatataaagaaagTAGTCAGCAGCACTACCGGCTCCCGGACAGGGAATGAAAAAGGACACAATCGTTGTGTTGTcagcgtttcaatgttattcaagtgaacattttcctcaggatgtcctgaggaaaatgttcacttgaataacattgaaacACTGACAACACAACGATTGTGTCCTTTTTCATTCCCTgtccgggagccgtgagtgccgttgACTACTTTCTTTATTTATGGACATCCATTCCATGGTTGTTACTGGGAAGGCACCGGCTTTATCTATATGTCTGTAAcggaatggagtgctgctgatctctacagtgtatatgtatatatatata encodes:
- the LOC135050994 gene encoding E3 SUMO-protein ligase KIAA1586-like — its product is MSNKKRTNSSKPGIMFYFHHQPKKGKTDIPLQTQNLALDNEIVTIDCEEVVAETSAESHDKSTDEKQYPAVWSKEQFDEFKKKHEWLFASRGKLGCTICAEVSNLKIHAARGINIASQWAECNILPFGKTKETELTSLRKKIYIHKNSAAHAEAEKILETARKDILLNINGRSQEAAFEITSRVFRTAYYIAKMNRPFTDHESLIDLQKVNGVQIGRLLHSRMVCGDIIEHISAEMRKKIVSQIITKKTKITILVDEATTLSRKSTLVIFLKSSVDGVMNPVAFPLDLIELENASAESIKQEIMKCLFHHGFTFEVLTEIFVSFCSDGANVMLGVKAGVGKLLQGDFPKLILWHCMNHRLELAVDQALDVTGGTNDFRSFLDTLYTLYSQSPKNVRELSAQANELHVLLKKIGRVFNVRWVASSWRAVNAVWQTYPALAAHFQKASQDQSRDRREQVKFQGLHSKLCSVNFVKNMSIMLDVLTELKNLSELLQDRKMTIPKADNHIKMYVRRIESLKRIPGFHSEQTQNAEEGIMFKNTKLTGIGKSPKIKSSQFIQAVVDNMRCKLFTTTANKATESVAKGRETAYHTLIDSISVLNPESWQTDADNPLFGDQEIRTLCEMLNVSYHETHLGFVEYKCCAGRIVPEKLKKLILAVDTLAASNADCERGFSVMNNIITDKRTALTTRHVSDLLFISIVGPPFTEWNPDTYVKSWLGKGRRAAQSCKGMARQEQARQQDQAYYKQLWKCL